From Stigmatopora argus isolate UIUO_Sarg chromosome 14, RoL_Sarg_1.0, whole genome shotgun sequence, the proteins below share one genomic window:
- the emc10 gene encoding ER membrane protein complex subunit 10 isoform X1 — protein MKLLLSSITPFVYFMISIACIESQNTRRVGDVQDAEFNDFSVPLEHSFEVDDMGRFRARGALQLKSGREPGATLSQNHLSQDDRIKLKDVAAVDGLYRIRVPRVSMQADRQADRQTSGYLTAFVRACAMVESHLSDVITLHTDVSGTLIGVSIVTLPGACGGMEVEDDVDLEVFNTTLAVMAPVTAPGPETALFLERMEQESEKKGKNPQEQKSFFAKYWMYIVPLVLFLMMSGAQDQSGGGGGGGGNGGGR, from the exons ATGAAGCTTTTATTATCATCTATAAcgccatttgtttattttatgataTCAATTGCATGCATTGAAAGCCAGAATACCAGAAGG GTTGGCGATGTCCAAGATGCAGAATTCAATGATTTCTCCGTCCCTTTAGAGCATTCTTTTGAAGTTG ATGACATGGGGAGGTTCCGCGCGCGTGGGGCGCTGCAGCTGAAATCCGGCAGAGAACCCGGAGCGACCCTGAGTCAGAACCACCTGTCGCAGGATGACAGAATCAAGCTTAAA GACGTGGCGGCGGTGGACGGTCTGTACCGGATCCGAGTGCCCCGGGTTTCCATGCAAGCTGACAGACAGGCGGATCGCCAAACGAGCGGATACCTTACCGCTTTTGTCAGAGCG TGCGCCATGGTGGAGTCCCACTTGAGCGACGTCATTACGCTGCACACCGACGTGTCGGGCACGCTGATCGGGGTCTCCATCGTCACGCTGCCCGGAGCCTGCGGGGGGATGGAGGTGGAGGACGATGTGGACTTGGAGGTCTTCAACACCACGCTGGCCGTCATGGCACCCGTCACCGCGCCCGG ACCCGAGACGGCGCTCTTCTTGGAGCGCATGGAACAGGAATCGGAGAAGAAAGGCAAGAATCCCCAGGAGCAAAAATCTTTCTTCGCTAAATAC tggatGTACATCGTGCCCCTGGTTCTCTTCTTGATGATGTCTGGCGCTCAGGACCAATCGGGTGGGggcggaggcggaggaggcAACGGAGGCGGACGATAA
- the emc10 gene encoding ER membrane protein complex subunit 10 isoform X2 — protein sequence MKLLLSSITPFVYFMISIACIESQNTRRVGDVQDAEFNDFSVPLEHSFEVDDMGRFRARGALQLKSGREPGATLSQNHLSQDDRIKLKDVAAVDGLYRIRVPRVSMQADRQADRQTSGYLTAFVRACAMVESHLSDVITLHTDVSGTLIGVSIVTLPGACGGMEVEDDVDLEVFNTTLAVMAPVTAPGPETALFLERMEQESEKKGKNPQEQKSFFAKYWYLILGGAIFLMASNSAQPPAGGGREQS from the exons ATGAAGCTTTTATTATCATCTATAAcgccatttgtttattttatgataTCAATTGCATGCATTGAAAGCCAGAATACCAGAAGG GTTGGCGATGTCCAAGATGCAGAATTCAATGATTTCTCCGTCCCTTTAGAGCATTCTTTTGAAGTTG ATGACATGGGGAGGTTCCGCGCGCGTGGGGCGCTGCAGCTGAAATCCGGCAGAGAACCCGGAGCGACCCTGAGTCAGAACCACCTGTCGCAGGATGACAGAATCAAGCTTAAA GACGTGGCGGCGGTGGACGGTCTGTACCGGATCCGAGTGCCCCGGGTTTCCATGCAAGCTGACAGACAGGCGGATCGCCAAACGAGCGGATACCTTACCGCTTTTGTCAGAGCG TGCGCCATGGTGGAGTCCCACTTGAGCGACGTCATTACGCTGCACACCGACGTGTCGGGCACGCTGATCGGGGTCTCCATCGTCACGCTGCCCGGAGCCTGCGGGGGGATGGAGGTGGAGGACGATGTGGACTTGGAGGTCTTCAACACCACGCTGGCCGTCATGGCACCCGTCACCGCGCCCGG ACCCGAGACGGCGCTCTTCTTGGAGCGCATGGAACAGGAATCGGAGAAGAAAGGCAAGAATCCCCAGGAGCAAAAATCTTTCTTCGCTAAATAC TGGTATTTGATACTGGGAGGCGCCATCTTCCTCATGGCCTCCAATTCGGCACAGCCCCCAGCAGGGGGAGGCAGAGAACAGAGTTGA